A single region of the Sorghum bicolor cultivar BTx623 chromosome 9, Sorghum_bicolor_NCBIv3, whole genome shotgun sequence genome encodes:
- the LOC8068973 gene encoding uncharacterized protein LOC8068973 — translation MAMEELDEFEVLWPEPETCHTHEPPPPSPSPVPVQAAQPFDDAPAARSRPVDVPGRPKAARSWRWNGHGHGHGHGHGPRDSGDRDDDGSGSGGSAIVPPHLLLSAGWRRSEEAEAAAWTLRASVGPPCKRARDLRHLRDSVLRMTGFIEG, via the coding sequence ATGGCAATGGAGGAGCTGGACGAGTTCGAGGTGCTGTGGCCGGAGCCGGAGACCTGCCACACGcacgagccgccgccgccgagcccgtCACCTGTGCCGGTGCAGGCGGCGCAGCCATTTGATGACGCGCCCGCAGCGCGCTCTCGGCCCGTGGACGTGCCCGGCCGCCCCAAGGCTGCCCGCTCCTGGCGCTGGaacgggcacgggcacgggcacgggcacgggcacgggccGAGGGACAGCGGTGACCGGGACGACgatggcagcggcagcggcggcagcgCAATCGTTCCGCCGCACTTGCTGCTGTCGGCCGGCTGGCGGCGGTCGGAGGAGGCAGAGGCGGCGGCGTGGACGCTGCGGGCGTCCGTCGGCCCGCCGTGCAAGCGGGCGCGCGACCTGCGCCACCTCCGCGACTCCGTGCTCCGGATGACCGGCTTCATTGAAGGATAG
- the LOC8085898 gene encoding uncharacterized protein LOC8085898, whose amino-acid sequence MEEFQEAEILWPAGGSDDRGNSQGDVVDDGGETEPIPCSVRPKAAAPPRSAATAPVEISRRKRRCRPWRASEHYTSTTTPDQETDVGDDDKEEGHRSGEAKGSTTDGLVIVPPHVLVARRRLVVRGRTAAAYSMCAGKGRTLKGRDLRDVRNQVLKMTGFIEE is encoded by the coding sequence ATGGAGGAATTCCAAGAAGCTGAAATCTTATGGCCTGCAGGCGGCTCCGACGACCGTGGCAATAGCCAAGGCGACGTCGTTGACGACGGCGGCGAGACGGAGCCTATACCTTGTTCAGTTCGTCCGAAGGCGGCCGCGCCGCCGCGGTCAGCCGCCACTGCGCCGGTCGAGATCTCTCGCCGGAAGCGGCGGTGCCGCCCCTGGCGGGCGTCGGAGCATTACACCAGCACGACGACGCCCGATCAAGAAACCGACGTCGGCGATGACGATAAAGAAGAAGGACATCGTTCCGGCGAGGCAAAAGGGAGTACTACAGACGGTTTGGTGATCGTGCCGCCGCACGTTCTTGTTGCCCGGAGGAGGCTGGTGGTACGTGgccggacggcggcggcgtacTCCATGTGCGCCGGCAAAGGGAGGACGCTCAAAGGGCGGGACCTCCGCGATGTCAGGAACCAAGTGCTCAAGATGACCGGTTTCATCGAGGAATGA
- the LOC8085899 gene encoding non-classical arabinogalactan protein 31: MATLKDHGAVVAMVAVIFLAAAALSSHASATAVDEPAKYKPTAPAPSPASHSSPPPPRVVQPVIVVQGLIYCKSCKLKGYNSGMDASPLPNATASLVCYGDEDSKFRVLNQTSTATDKNGYFLVMVYDVDMFDRHSCRLYLRSSPTPLCAAPFVPSNPKLGLTLVRDRKATAPRGARGIFHPKTALMYAPATAGKCPPY, from the exons ATGGCCACCTTGAAGGACCATGGTGCCGTGGTGGCAATGGTAGCGGTGATCTTCCTCGCCGCCGCTGCCCTCTCGTCTCATGCGTCGGCGACTGCGGTCGACGAGCCGGCTAAGTATAAGCCCACGGCACCGGCGCCGTCCCCTGCATCGCACTCCTCGCCGCCCCCGCCGCGGGTCGTCCAGCCCGTGATCGTCGTGCAAGGCCTCATCTACTGCAAGTCCTGCAAGCTCAAGGGCTACAACAGCGGCATGGACGCGTCCCCTCTCCCCA ATGCGACGGCGAGCCTGGTGTGCTACGGCGACGAGGACAGCAAGTTCCGGGTGCTGAACCAGACGAGCACGGCCACGGACAAGAACGGCTACTTCCTCGTGATGGTGTACGACGTGGACATGTTCGACCGGCACAGCTGCAGGCTGTACCTGCGCTCGTCGCCGACGCCGCTCTGCGCCGCGCCCTTCGTCCCGTCCAACCCCAAGCTGGGGCTCACCCTCGTGAGGGACCGGAAGGCCACGGCGCCCAGGGGCGCGCGCGGCATCTTCCACCCCAAGACCGCGCTCATGTACGCGCCGGCCACCGCCGGCAAGTGCCCGCCGTATTGA
- the LOC8085900 gene encoding non-classical arabinogalactan protein 31, whose product MALLANKCVLLSLSAVLLCCLVGGASAMLSSLPPPPPPPMVNFTIGVQGVVWCKSCRYHGYFAPMDASPLPGAKVYLRCKHGRRAVTVAGQSGASGYFLIQTSQQVSAFTSQQCRVYVPRSPVRACGVPAYPSGRKGLPLKFQEFVKRGNGLQGMYSVGNRFFRPKYRGKCH is encoded by the exons ATGGCTTTGCTCGCCAACAAGTGCGTGCTGCTGTCCCTCTCCGCCGTGCTTCTCTGTTGTCTCGTCGGCGGCGCCTCCGCCATGCTGAGCAGCctgcccccgcccccgcccccgccgatGGTGAACTTTACCATCGGCGTGCAGGGCGTGGTGTGGTGCAAGTCGTGCAGGTACCACGGCTACTTCGCGCCCATGGACGCGTCCCCACTCCCAG GCGCGAAGGTGTACCTGCGGTGCAAGCACGGGCGGCGCGCGGTGACGGTGGCGGGGCAGTCGGGCGCTAGCGGCTACTTCCTGATCCAGACGTCGCAGCAGGTGTCGGCGTTCACGAGCCAGCAGTGCCGGGTGTACGTGCCGCGGTCGCCGGTGCGCGCCTGCGGGGTGCCCGCCTACCCGTCCGGCCGCAAGGGGCTGCCGCTCAAGTTCCAGGAGTTCGTCAAGCGCGGCAACGGCCTGCAGGGGATGTACTCCGTCGGCAACCGCTTCTTCCGCCCCAAGTACCGCGGCAAGTGCCACTAA